TAAGGGTTCCTGACAACCGTATTGCTCTTGATTTATTAGAAGCCTTGGGTGAACCATTAATGTCGACCACCCTGATTTTGCCAGGAAGTGATGTTGCGGAATCAGATCCAGAAGATATCAGAGATAAACTAGAGCACACGGTTGATCTGATAATGAATGGTGGTTATCTGGGAGAGCAGCCAACAACGGTCATTGATTTTAGTGATGATGAACCTGTGGTACTGAGATTGGGTGCAGGTGACCCATCTCCATTCAAATAGAACCAAATAAAGGAGCTTCGGCTCCTTTTTCTTTATTGAAATCGGTCAAATCGCTATCTAATTCTTATGAAAATAATGTATAATCGCCGACCGCATTTTTATTGCAGTTTTGTTTGTTCGATGCAAGTCGTGCAAGAGACAATTTTTTAAATTACTGACGTCTGTGAAGACGACAACAACAGGTATATTGATGAGCGAAAAACTACAGAAAATTTTAGCCAGAGCCGGTCACGGTTCAAGGCGTGAACTAGAAACATTAATCAAATCAGGCCGTGTAAGTGTTAACGGTAAAGTTGCGAAGCTCGGTGAGCGCCTAGAAGACGATAATTCAGTTATCCGTATGGACGGACATGTTATCTCTATTAAAGAAGATGACGATGAGGTATGTCGTGTATTGGCGTATTACAAACCTGAAGGCGAGTTATGTACTCGTTCTGATCCTGAAGGTCGTAGAACTGTATTTGATCGCTTGCCTAAAATTCGTGGTGCACGCTGGATCTCTGTAGGGCGTCTGGATGCAAATACATCTGGTTTACTGTTATTTACTACAGACGGTGAGTTAGCCAACCGCTTGATGCACCCTAGCCGTCAGGTAGAGCGTGAATATCTAGTCCGCGTATTTGGTGAAATAGACGAGAAAAAGGTTCGCAATGTTGTTCAGGGTGTGAAACTTGAAGACGGCATGGCACGATTCGAAGATGTTGTTTATGCCGGTGGTGAAGGTATGAACCATACTTTCTACGTGGTGATTAACGAAGGACGTAACCGTGAAGTTCGTCGCTTATGGGAGTCACAAAACACAACAGTAAGTCGATTAAAGCGTGTTCGTTATGGTGATATTTACCTAGAGAAAACGCTACCACGTGGTGGTTGGATGGAACTTGAACTGAAAGAAGTTAACTACTTGCGTGAGTTAGTTGAATTGAAGCCAGAAAAGAATACAGTGATAGATCTAGATAAAAACAATACATCTCGTAAACGCGAACGTTCACGTCATCAGAAAATTCGCCGCGCAGTTAGACGTCATGAAGAAAGAGTGACAGCCCCTAAAGGTCGTGGAAATAGAAATCGTAAAGTAAGAAAATAACGTAAACGATAAATAATAGATGAATAATAAAAAACGGGTTATACATGGTGTAACCCGTTTTTGCGTTTAATTAAAGTTTACTCTCTTTTCCAAAAAACATGACAGAACTTATGCTCTGGAGTACGGCTAACGAGCATTCTGGCAAACACATCATCAAGTACATCCGATTCTTCATCCACTAAGCCAATGCGAACCTCAGCATAGACTTCTTTGTCTACTTCAAAGCCGACTTCTGCTGCCCAATCATCACCAGTTTCAACCAACTCTGCTGCGCCTCGGTCTTCGAACTGTGCGGTGAATAGAATCACATCTGCAGGTTCTAGGTTATCAGGTGCCATTTCTAAGAAGATATCGTATGCGACGTCAATAACATCATCATATGAAATCAGTTCTTCTTGGGCGTTTTGATTACCTTCGTTGTTATCTACCATATGCTTGTTCCTAATCTGCTCTGCTCGTGTATTTGCTTTCGGCGGTGTTGATTTTCACTTTGTCGCCAGACCCAATGTATTCAGGTACCTGAATAGTGAGTCCCGTCGCGAAGCGAGCAGGCTTAGAACGCGCAGAAGCAGAAGCGCCCTTGATAGAAGGGTCCGTCTCTTCGATGACCATTTCAACGGAAGCGGGCAGCTCAATAGCAACAGATTTGTCATTGATCAATACAACCTGTATTCCTTGTGTCTCTTCGTTGATAAATAGTAATTCTTCTTTGATGTCATCGCCGTTGAAGTTGTACTGAGTGTAATCTTCGTTATCCATAAAGACATACTCATCACCGTCAATGTAAGAGAACATCACATTGCGCTTTGTCATATCAACGGTTTCTAAAAGCTCATCACTCTTAAACCCTTCTTCTACCTTGCCGCCTGTCATTAAATCTTTGAAGCGAAATTTATAGATTTTCGCTCCGCCACGGCCACCGGGAGTGGTGATGTCGAAATCTTTAACAAGTAAAATTTTACCGTTTAGGCTTACCGCAAAGCCTTTTTTTATATCACTAGCCTTTGTCATCGTTCTGACCTTTAAATGTATAAGTTGACCAATAAATTGGGGCACAAGGAATAGAATACAACCTCTGGTTTTAAATCCAATATTTACAAGGCATAATTGAGCTCAAAATAAGGTTTATATTCGGTTTTTACCATTTTAGGTTTTTTTTTAATCATTAACGACCAATAGCGAGTAACTTTGTGCCATTACCAGTGATAGATCCGAGCGCCCCTTGGCAAGAAGAATATCGTAGAGTCATTCAAGAATTAATTCCAGCGCTTGAAAGCGGGTTAGGTAGTAACCTCCATAGTATCTACCTTTATGGCAGCGTGGCGAGAAAGTGCGCCGTGCCTGGTAAATCTAACCTTGATTTGGTGGTGGTAACAAGACGTCAACCGGATGCAAGGTTTCAGACGTTATTGAGCACGATAAAATGGCGATATAAAAAAGCCTTTCCGTTGATCACTGACTTATCTTTTCAGTTCCCTTTGGTCAAAAATATTTTAGCGATAGAAAGTGTTATCACTTGGGGTTTCATGCTGAAACACTGCTGTGTTTGTGTTTCCGGCGATGACTTGTCAACTCGTTACGGCGAATTTGAGCCGAGTTGGGAGATCGCTAAGTTTTGGAATATGGATGTCGATGAGTGGATTGCAACTTATCGGAAAAAAATCGCACAAGCAACAAACAGAGAGGAGCAGATTAAACTCCAAGTAATCATCGCCAAAAAATTACTCAGAGCAAGTTACTCAGTGATCATGAATAAAGACAAAGGTTGGTATGACGATCCAGCCGAATGCGGTGAGAAGTTTCTAAATTACTATCCAAACAAGCATATAGAGATTGAGCGGCTCAATATTCTACTTTCTGGTCGATATATACCTAAACGCTCCATTATTGGGATCTTGGATAGCTATGGTAGCTGGTTGGTTAAAGCTTATAAGAAAACAGAGTTTAGGATTGGTTAGTGTCAATCCAATGAACATTAAAACGGTTCACTGAGATCAAAATAGGCCCAACTGTGGCGCGTTTATGCTCTCAAAGTCAAGCCCGATAAAGGGCAATATTGCATCGGCAACGGGCAATAGTTGCTTATCAATGTAATGCTGATAATCAATGGCACTCTGTCTGTATTCTTCTGGTTCCGGCCCGTTTAACGTTATTACGTATTCGATACGACCTCGGTTTTGATATTGAAGAGGTCTGCCTAATTTTGCATTAATTTCATCTGCCATACGAGCCGCTTTAACTTGAGGTGGTACGTTTTTTTGATACTCGCTGAGCTTACGCCTCAACCTTTTCTGGTAGGTAAGTTTATCGTCATATTCACCATTGAGTGTTGCTTCTACATAACGACGAATATAGTCAGTTGGATCAATATCATGAAAAATCATTTCGTAGAGTTCTTGCTGGAACTGCTGAGATAATACCGTCCAGTCGGTGCGCACACTTTCTAGCCCTTTGAATACAATATGTTCCGCCTTACCCTCGCCAATAAGTCCGGCATAACGTTTCTTAGAACCTGTTTCGGAACCTCGAATCGTTGGCATCAAAAATTTTCGGTAATGGGTTTCATACTCGAGCTCTAAACAAGAGCTGAGACCATATTTCTGCTGTATATGGTTGGTCCACCAATCGTTTATATGATCGATTAATTCTTTGCCTATTTCGTCTGCTTCAGATGTCGGTAAGGCGCGGGTCAGGGAGACAAAGGTTGAGTCAGTATCACCATAAATAACAATGTACCCTTTTTGTTCGATTAACTGCTTTGTGCGCTTCATTATTTCATGTCCGCGCATGGTTATAGAGGAAGCAAGGCGGACATCGAAAAAACGACATCCAGACGAGCCGAGTACACCGTAAAAAGAATTCATAATGATTTTTATGGCTTGCGAAAAAGCTTTCTCATTGTTTTTCTTGGCATTATCTCTCGCTGACCATAAATCTTCTATCATTTTTGGGAGAAAGTGCTTGGTTCGGTGAAACTGCCCACCAACAAATCCTTCTACCGCTTGGTCTTGTTTATTCCCTGCTGTCAGTTTGAGGCCTTCTACTAACCCTAGAGGGTCAATTAAGAACGAACGGATGATAGAAGGATAAAGGCTCTTAAAATCCAGTACCAAAACAGAATCGTACAATCCCGGTAAAGAATCCATCACGTAACCACCAGGACTGGCCTGCCAGTTTTCGCTCTGAAGGCTAGGGGCTACGTAGCCAGCCCGGTGAAGCTGTGGCAAATATAGATTAGTGAATGCGGCGACTGATCCACCCATGCGGTCTAGTTCTATACCAGTTAACCTTGAACGTTCAATGACAAATTCTATTAGATGAGTATGTTGGAAAATTCGATTTACTAACACACAGTCTTGCAAATTGTATTTTGCTAATGCCGGTTTGTTATGGCGGAACATGTTGTTTATTTCTGCCATTCTGTCGTGGACGTTATGTATTGCCTTACCTTCGGAAAGCAGTTCTTGAGAAACGGACTCTAAAGACCAAGAACGGAACGAATAGGTGGCGGTTTTAAGCGTATCAATACCATCCAATACCACTCTACCAGGAATAGAAATGAACCCCTGTTGCGTTTGGTTGGATTGCCTGAAATAAGCATTTTGATTTCCTCTACCAATGGCGAGTTTAAGTCCATGCCATTCGGCCCGTTTGACTAATAACCTGAAATCAAAATCCACCACCATCCAACCAAGAATGAGGTCTGGGTCGTAGTGTTTAAACCAATCTATGAGTGCGACTAACAACATCTTTTCATTTTCAACCCATTGAACTGGAGTTTCGCAAGGTTCTGGTGAGCCAATCATAATCACACGATTATCAAGAGGTGAAGCCAATCCGACGGAATATAGAATGCCATTTTCTGAACATTCAATATCCAATGAGACATAGCTTAGGTTTGGGTGGTACGCACCCTTACGGCATTTCGCTTGCGTTATCTGGGTGTAGCCATTCTTTGCTGTTTTATAACCGGTAAACTCAATGCCCCCTTGAATAAATCGTTCCATCAAATATCGATCTGCTAGGCGAACGTCGGATTCGATTGTTTCGATATCATTAGAGGTGAGCAGAGTTAAGATTTGGGTTTTTAGGTATTGGTTTTCGCTGTAACAAGCGACGACCGCGTTTTGTAGAAAGTCTTTTAATTCAAGCGGCTTAAATTCTAATTTCTGTCTGTGTTCCAAGCAAAGGCTTTGGACTTTTGACAAGTCAGTGGCTTTTATGAAAAAAAGGCTTTTTTCAGATTGAATCTTTAGTTGAGTTGGCCCCTCAGGTGTATTTAGCCACAGCTCAATCAAAGTTGACCCTTTGATATCTCGGGCGTGGCGTGTAAGGATAAACCCTTTTTGTAGATTCAATTTGTAGCCTTAGGTACTGAACATGCTTGGATAGTAGCAATTATTGTTGGCAAATAGCCAGTTGGTAGCGTAGTGTTGTATCGAATAATTAACGATTGATATAAAAATCGGCGTTAAATTAATTAGTTGATAAATAGTCACTATAAAAAATAATGAAAGTTTGTGCTACGACTCATATGTAGTTAAGCATTCTTGTCTAAAATAGGTTAAAATCGTTATAGTATTGCGTACCATTTCTCAAATTGAGATTCGGTTAGCAGAGGTTGGTAGTGTGGAGATACAAGTTTGATAAATGTTTTCCTTGTAGATGATCACGAGCTAGTTCGCACAGGGATAAGACGTATAATTGAAGACGTCCGTGGAATGAACGTAGCAGGGGAAGCTGAAAGCGGTGAAAATTCTGTAAAATGGTGTCGCAACAATCATGCGGACGTCATACTCATGGACATGAATATGCCGGGTATTGGCGGTTTGGAAGCGACAAAAAAAATATTACGGTTTAATCCTGATGTAAAAATCATTGTATTGACGGTACATACTGAAAATCCATTTCCGACAAAGGTAATGCAAGCAGGGGCTGCTGGTTATCTTACAAAGGGGGCTGCCCCAGACGAAATGGTGAACGCGATTCGAATGGTCCATAGCGGACAACGCTATATTTCCCCGGAAATTGCTCAACAGATGGCATTAAGTCAGTTTTCTTCAGCATCTGAAAATCCGTTTAAAGATCTTTCGGAGCGTGAGTTACAGATCATGCTGATGATTACGAAAGGACAAAGAGTAACGGATATTTCAGAGCAACTAAATCTGAGCCCTAAAACAGTCAACAGCTATCGCTATAGATTGTTCAGTAAATTAGATATCAATGGTGATGTGGAGTTAACTCATTTGGCCATTCGTCATGGAATGCTAGATACTGAGACATTGTAGTGTCGAACAGTTTTGATTCATCCTCTTTTCTAAATACTGTCACAAATCAGCCCGGCGTATA
This portion of the Vibrio sp. VB16 genome encodes:
- a CDS encoding nucleotidyltransferase domain-containing protein, with product MPLPVIDPSAPWQEEYRRVIQELIPALESGLGSNLHSIYLYGSVARKCAVPGKSNLDLVVVTRRQPDARFQTLLSTIKWRYKKAFPLITDLSFQFPLVKNILAIESVITWGFMLKHCCVCVSGDDLSTRYGEFEPSWEIAKFWNMDVDEWIATYRKKIAQATNREEQIKLQVIIAKKLLRASYSVIMNKDKGWYDDPAECGEKFLNYYPNKHIEIERLNILLSGRYIPKRSIIGILDSYGSWLVKAYKKTEFRIG
- the efpL gene encoding elongation factor P-like protein EfpL — translated: MTKASDIKKGFAVSLNGKILLVKDFDITTPGGRGGAKIYKFRFKDLMTGGKVEEGFKSDELLETVDMTKRNVMFSYIDGDEYVFMDNEDYTQYNFNGDDIKEELLFINEETQGIQVVLINDKSVAIELPASVEMVIEETDPSIKGASASARSKPARFATGLTIQVPEYIGSGDKVKINTAESKYTSRAD
- a CDS encoding DNA polymerase II, giving the protein MNLQKGFILTRHARDIKGSTLIELWLNTPEGPTQLKIQSEKSLFFIKATDLSKVQSLCLEHRQKLEFKPLELKDFLQNAVVACYSENQYLKTQILTLLTSNDIETIESDVRLADRYLMERFIQGGIEFTGYKTAKNGYTQITQAKCRKGAYHPNLSYVSLDIECSENGILYSVGLASPLDNRVIMIGSPEPCETPVQWVENEKMLLVALIDWFKHYDPDLILGWMVVDFDFRLLVKRAEWHGLKLAIGRGNQNAYFRQSNQTQQGFISIPGRVVLDGIDTLKTATYSFRSWSLESVSQELLSEGKAIHNVHDRMAEINNMFRHNKPALAKYNLQDCVLVNRIFQHTHLIEFVIERSRLTGIELDRMGGSVAAFTNLYLPQLHRAGYVAPSLQSENWQASPGGYVMDSLPGLYDSVLVLDFKSLYPSIIRSFLIDPLGLVEGLKLTAGNKQDQAVEGFVGGQFHRTKHFLPKMIEDLWSARDNAKKNNEKAFSQAIKIIMNSFYGVLGSSGCRFFDVRLASSITMRGHEIMKRTKQLIEQKGYIVIYGDTDSTFVSLTRALPTSEADEIGKELIDHINDWWTNHIQQKYGLSSCLELEYETHYRKFLMPTIRGSETGSKKRYAGLIGEGKAEHIVFKGLESVRTDWTVLSQQFQQELYEMIFHDIDPTDYIRRYVEATLNGEYDDKLTYQKRLRRKLSEYQKNVPPQVKAARMADEINAKLGRPLQYQNRGRIEYVITLNGPEPEEYRQSAIDYQHYIDKQLLPVADAILPFIGLDFESINAPQLGLF
- the uvrY gene encoding UvrY/SirA/GacA family response regulator transcription factor; translation: MINVFLVDDHELVRTGIRRIIEDVRGMNVAGEAESGENSVKWCRNNHADVILMDMNMPGIGGLEATKKILRFNPDVKIIVLTVHTENPFPTKVMQAGAAGYLTKGAAPDEMVNAIRMVHSGQRYISPEIAQQMALSQFSSASENPFKDLSERELQIMLMITKGQRVTDISEQLNLSPKTVNSYRYRLFSKLDINGDVELTHLAIRHGMLDTETL
- the rluB gene encoding 23S rRNA pseudouridine(2605) synthase RluB; the encoded protein is MSEKLQKILARAGHGSRRELETLIKSGRVSVNGKVAKLGERLEDDNSVIRMDGHVISIKEDDDEVCRVLAYYKPEGELCTRSDPEGRRTVFDRLPKIRGARWISVGRLDANTSGLLLFTTDGELANRLMHPSRQVEREYLVRVFGEIDEKKVRNVVQGVKLEDGMARFEDVVYAGGEGMNHTFYVVINEGRNREVRRLWESQNTTVSRLKRVRYGDIYLEKTLPRGGWMELELKEVNYLRELVELKPEKNTVIDLDKNNTSRKRERSRHQKIRRAVRRHEERVTAPKGRGNRNRKVRK
- a CDS encoding HI1450 family dsDNA-mimic protein — encoded protein: MVDNNEGNQNAQEELISYDDVIDVAYDIFLEMAPDNLEPADVILFTAQFEDRGAAELVETGDDWAAEVGFEVDKEVYAEVRIGLVDEESDVLDDVFARMLVSRTPEHKFCHVFWKRE